CACCTTCCGCTTGCCGCGGCTCGCCGCCTCGTTCTCGATCACGCCTTGACCTCTACCGAGCCGGGAAGCTTGCGAATGCCCTTCCGGTGCTCGGTCAAAATGGTTCGGAGCCGCGCGACGTCGCGCCGCTTCTCGCGGATTGAAACCGGGTTCTGGAGCTGGCGCATCGAATTGCGGAACCGAAGATTGAAGAGTTCCTCGGTCAGCTCCTTGATCTTCACGAGGATCTCTTCTTCATTCATGTCTCGAATCTTCTCCGCTTTTAAGGTGCGCATTCCTAGCTCCCCGCCAGATCGTGCCGCTCGACGAACTTCGTCTTGATCGGCAGCTTGCTCGCGCCCAGCCTCATCGCCTTCCGCGCGAGCTCGTTGCTGATCCCCTCCAGCTCAAACAGGACGCGGCCCGGCTTCACCACCGCGACCCAGAACTCGGGCGCGCCCTTGCCCTTGCCCATTCGCGTCTCCGCCGGCTTCACCGTCACCGGCTTGTCCGGGAAGATCCGGATCCACATCTTGCCGCCGCGCTTGATGAAGCGCGTGATCGCAACGCGGGCCGCCTCGATCTGGCGATTCGTGATCCAGGCCGGCTCGAGGGCCTGAAGCCCGAACTCGCCGAAGGCGACGGTCGAGCCCGTGTAGGCCTTCCCTTTCCGGCGCCCGCGCATCTGCTTCCGATGCTTGACGCGCTTTGGTACGAGCATGCCCTGCTCCCGTTAAGCGGTCTTGCCGTGAGCCGCGGCGGCGGCAACCTCGGCCGCCTCCCGCTTCGGCAGGATCTCGCCCTTGAAGATCCAAACCTTTACGCCCACCGTCCCGTAAATCGTCCGGGCGGTGGAGCGCGCGAAATCGATGTCGGCGCGCAGCGTATGGAGCGGCACCCGCCCGTCGCGGTAGCTCTCGGTGCGGGCCATTTCGGCGCCGCCCAACCGGCCGGAGCAGACGATGCGTACGCCGCCGGCGCCCGACCGCATGGTCGACGCGATCGCCTTCTTCATCGCGCGGCGGAACGAGACGCGCTGTTCCAGCTGGCGCGCGACGTGCTCGCCGACCAGCGTGGCGTCCATGTCCGGCTTCTTCACCTCG
The sequence above is a segment of the Candidatus Eisenbacteria bacterium genome. Coding sequences within it:
- the rpsC gene encoding 30S ribosomal protein S3 — protein: MGQKTNPIGMRLGIIFTWDSRWFARKDYAKLLEEDIFIRKYLKKRLSQAGISRIVIQRAVSKVTINISTARPGLVIGRRGQQVDQLRDELQHITKKEIFLNIDEVKKPDMDATLVGEHVARQLEQRVSFRRAMKKAIASTMRSGAGGVRIVCSGRLGGAEMARTESYRDGRVPLHTLRADIDFARSTARTIYGTVGVKVWIFKGEILPKREAAEVAAAAAHGKTA
- a CDS encoding 50S ribosomal protein L29; protein product: MRTLKAEKIRDMNEEEILVKIKELTEELFNLRFRNSMRQLQNPVSIREKRRDVARLRTILTEHRKGIRKLPGSVEVKA
- the rplP gene encoding 50S ribosomal protein L16 — encoded protein: MLVPKRVKHRKQMRGRRKGKAYTGSTVAFGEFGLQALEPAWITNRQIEAARVAITRFIKRGGKMWIRIFPDKPVTVKPAETRMGKGKGAPEFWVAVVKPGRVLFELEGISNELARKAMRLGASKLPIKTKFVERHDLAGS